A single Cnuibacter physcomitrellae DNA region contains:
- a CDS encoding TetR/AcrR family transcriptional regulator: protein MSESPSASPSRRGRHRGTERGDSRRGELVRVASEMFAERGYRDTSIADIAQRVGVTQQALLYYFGSKPALLDAVIDDRDGAAVAFAEELAAIGGVEAIRGLPAAARRNVSDPNLVRLFAVLVAENLPRDAVAHDHFVARYRRLRRLVAQLIADGQDAGVFDPAVDPALKAAEVVGAIDGLNTQWLLDPEDVDIVGAMEQYAEGLAASLQAPVAARRDA from the coding sequence ATGAGCGAGAGCCCGTCCGCATCCCCGTCCAGACGCGGGCGGCACCGCGGCACGGAGCGCGGTGACTCGCGGCGCGGAGAGCTGGTGCGGGTCGCCAGCGAGATGTTCGCCGAGCGGGGCTACCGCGACACGAGCATCGCCGACATCGCCCAGCGCGTCGGCGTGACCCAGCAGGCGCTGCTCTACTACTTCGGCAGCAAGCCGGCGCTGCTCGACGCCGTGATCGACGACCGGGACGGTGCCGCGGTCGCGTTCGCCGAGGAGCTCGCCGCGATCGGCGGGGTCGAGGCCATCCGGGGGCTGCCCGCCGCCGCTCGGCGCAACGTGTCCGACCCCAACCTGGTGCGGCTCTTCGCCGTGCTCGTGGCCGAGAACCTGCCGCGAGACGCGGTCGCGCACGACCACTTCGTCGCGCGGTATCGGCGCCTGCGTCGCCTCGTCGCCCAGCTCATCGCCGACGGACAGGACGCCGGCGTCTTCGACCCGGCGGTCGATCCGGCGCTGAAGGCCGCCGAGGTCGTGGGCGCGATCGACGGCCTCAACACCCAGTGGCTGCTCGACCCGGAGGACGTGGACATCGTCGGCGCGATGGAGCAGTACGCGGAGGGACTCGCCGCCTCGCTCCAGGCGCCCGTCGCCGCCCGTCGCGACGCCTGA